A stretch of Helicobacter pylori oki112 DNA encodes these proteins:
- a CDS encoding prohibitin family protein, whose product MPIDLNEHLKKKNPQRENPTPNTPNNGGRFIPPSNSFNSKKLSVLIVIVLLGVIAFLAKPFEVIRSGEIGIKITAGKYEPTPLQPGIHFFVPIIQDILIVDTRIRNINFSRTEDMGVAGKNQGIFRNDAINVMDSRGLTVSIELTVQYRLNPQTTPQTIATYGLSWEQKIINPVVRDVVRSVVGRYPAEDLPIKRNEIAALINSGINKEVSKLPNTPVELSSIQLREIVLPAKIKEQIEKVQIARQESERVKYEVERYKQEAQKQVALAKGEADANRIKAQGVADAIVIEAKAKSQANLSISQSLSDKLLRLRQIEVQGQFNEALKTNNNAQIMLTPGGVVPNIWIDTKSKVKSSIAETKEP is encoded by the coding sequence ATGCCCATTGATTTGAACGAACATTTAAAAAAGAAAAATCCTCAAAGAGAAAACCCCACGCCTAATACGCCTAATAATGGGGGGCGTTTCATTCCGCCGTCTAACTCTTTTAATTCTAAAAAACTATCGGTTTTAATCGTCATTGTTCTTTTAGGCGTTATCGCTTTTTTGGCCAAGCCTTTTGAAGTGATTAGATCAGGAGAAATTGGCATTAAGATCACCGCCGGGAAATACGAACCCACCCCCTTACAGCCAGGAATCCACTTTTTTGTGCCTATCATTCAAGACATTCTCATTGTGGATACAAGGATCAGAAATATCAATTTTTCACGCACCGAAGACATGGGCGTGGCGGGTAAAAACCAAGGGATTTTTAGAAACGACGCTATTAATGTGATGGATAGTAGGGGTTTGACCGTTTCTATTGAACTCACCGTGCAATACCGCCTAAACCCCCAAACCACCCCCCAAACGATCGCTACTTATGGCTTGTCTTGGGAGCAAAAGATCATCAACCCTGTGGTGCGCGATGTGGTGCGCTCTGTCGTGGGGCGCTATCCGGCTGAAGATTTACCCATTAAGCGCAATGAAATCGCCGCTCTTATTAATAGCGGTATCAATAAAGAAGTTTCTAAGCTCCCCAACACCCCTGTGGAATTAAGCTCTATCCAATTGAGAGAAATCGTCTTACCCGCTAAGATTAAAGAGCAAATTGAAAAAGTCCAAATCGCACGCCAAGAATCAGAAAGGGTGAAATACGAGGTGGAGCGCTATAAGCAAGAAGCTCAAAAACAAGTCGCTCTGGCTAAAGGGGAAGCGGACGCTAACAGGATTAAGGCTCAGGGCGTGGCGGATGCGATCGTGATTGAGGCTAAGGCGAAATCTCAAGCCAATTTAAGCATTTCACAAAGCTTGAGCGACAAGCTTTTAAGGCTGCGCCAAATTGAAGTTCAAGGCCAGTTTAATGAAGCGTTAAAAACGAATAATAACGCTCAAATCATGCTCACTCCAGGCGGGGTTGTGCCTAATATTTGGATTGACACTAAAAGCAAGGTTAAATCTAGTATTGCCGAGACTAAAGAACCTTAA
- the rseP gene encoding RIP metalloprotease RseP: protein MFIVAVLMLAFLIFVHELGHFTIARICGVKVEVFSIGFGKKLCFFKLFGTQFALSLIPLGGYVKLKGMDKEENETNESANDSYAQKSPFQKLWILFGGVFFNFLFAILVYFFLALSGEKVLLPIIGDLDKNALEAGLLKGDKILSINHEKIASFREIRSVVVHSRGELVLEIERNHQILEKRLTPKIVAVISDSNDPNEIIKYKVIGIKPDMQKTGVVSYSLIQAFKQALSRFKEGVVLIVDSLRRLIMGSSSVKELSGVIGIVGALSHASSVSMLLLFGAFLSINLGILNLLPIPVLDGAQMLGVVFKNIFHIALPTPMQNALWLAGVGFLVFVMFLGLFNDITRLL from the coding sequence ATGTTCATTGTAGCGGTTTTAATGCTGGCGTTTTTAATCTTTGTCCATGAATTAGGGCATTTCACTATCGCTAGGATTTGTGGGGTGAAAGTAGAAGTGTTTAGTATTGGTTTTGGTAAAAAACTCTGTTTTTTTAAGCTTTTTGGCACGCAATTCGCTTTGTCTTTGATCCCGCTTGGGGGCTATGTGAAATTAAAGGGCATGGATAAAGAAGAAAATGAAACGAATGAAAGTGCGAATGATAGTTATGCGCAAAAAAGCCCTTTCCAAAAGCTATGGATACTATTTGGGGGGGTGTTTTTTAATTTTCTTTTTGCGATTTTAGTGTATTTTTTTCTGGCATTGAGCGGGGAAAAAGTCTTACTGCCAATCATTGGCGATTTAGACAAAAACGCGCTAGAAGCCGGGCTATTAAAGGGGGATAAAATCCTTTCTATCAACCACGAAAAAATAGCGAGTTTTAGAGAGATTAGAAGCGTAGTAGTGCATTCTAGAGGCGAGTTGGTTTTAGAAATAGAGCGAAACCATCAGATTTTAGAAAAACGACTGACCCCTAAAATCGTAGCGGTAATAAGCGATTCTAACGATCCTAATGAAATCATCAAATATAAAGTAATAGGCATCAAGCCGGACATGCAAAAAACAGGCGTTGTTTCTTATTCCTTAATTCAGGCGTTCAAGCAAGCCTTGAGTCGGTTTAAAGAGGGCGTTGTTTTGATCGTGGATTCTTTAAGGCGTTTGATTATGGGGAGCTCTTCAGTTAAAGAACTGAGTGGGGTAATAGGCATTGTGGGAGCGTTAAGCCATGCGAGTAGTGTGAGCATGCTTTTGTTGTTTGGGGCGTTTTTATCTATCAATTTAGGGATTTTAAATTTATTACCCATTCCAGTGCTAGATGGGGCGCAAATGCTAGGGGTCGTTTTTAAAAATATTTTTCATATCGCTTTGCCAACACCCATGCAAAATGCGTTGTGGCTAGCGGGGGTGGGGTTTTTGGTTTTTGTCATGTTTTTAGGGCTTTTCAATGACATCACTCGTTTGCTATAA
- the hopG gene encoding Hop family outer membrane protein HopG: MKNTNTKEIKNTRMKKGYGQYHALKKGLLKTALLFSLPLSMALAEDNGFYMGVGYQIGGAQQNINNKGSTLRNNVIDDFRQVGVGMAGSNGLLALATNTTMDALLGIGNQIVNTNTAVGNNNLELTQFKKILPQIEQRFETNKNAYSVQALQVYLSNVLYNLVNNSNNGSINGVVPEYVGIIKVLYGSQNEFSLLATESVALLNALTRVNLDSNSVFLKGLLAQMQLFNDTSSAKLGQIAESLNKSGGAGSMLQKDVKTISDRIATYQENLKQLGGMLNHYDEPYLPQFGPGKSSQHGVINGFGIQMGYKQFFGNKRNIGLRYYAFFDYGFTQLGSLSSAVKANIFTYGAGTDFLWNIFRRVFSDQSLNVGVFGGIQIAGNTWDSSLRGQIENSFKEYPTPTNFQFLFNLGLRAHFASTMHRRFLSASQSIQHGMEFGVKIPVINQRYLRANGADVDYRRLYAFYINYTIGF, encoded by the coding sequence ATGAAAAACACCAATACAAAAGAGATAAAGAATACAAGAATGAAAAAAGGTTATGGTCAATACCACGCGCTCAAAAAAGGGCTTTTAAAAACCGCTCTGCTTTTTAGCCTTCCTTTAAGCATGGCGTTAGCTGAAGATAATGGCTTTTATATGGGAGTGGGCTATCAAATCGGCGGCGCGCAACAAAACATCAATAACAAAGGCAGCACTTTAAGGAATAATGTCATTGATGATTTCCGCCAAGTGGGAGTGGGTATGGCAGGGAGTAATGGGCTTTTAGCCTTAGCGACAAACACGACCATGGACGCTCTTTTAGGGATAGGCAATCAAATTGTCAATACTAATACAGCTGTTGGCAACAACAACCTAGAATTAACCCAGTTTAAAAAAATACTCCCCCAAATCGAGCAACGCTTTGAGACGAATAAAAACGCTTATAGCGTTCAAGCCTTGCAAGTGTATTTGAGTAATGTGCTTTATAACTTGGTTAATAATAGTAATAATGGCAGTATTAATGGAGTAGTTCCTGAATATGTAGGGATTATAAAAGTTCTCTATGGTTCTCAAAATGAATTCAGTCTCTTAGCCACGGAGAGCGTGGCGCTTTTAAACGCGCTTACAAGGGTGAATCTGGATAGTAATTCGGTGTTTTTAAAAGGGCTCTTAGCCCAAATGCAGCTTTTTAATGACACTTCTTCAGCAAAGCTAGGCCAGATCGCAGAAAGCTTGAATAAGAGCGGTGGTGCAGGATCAATGCTCCAAAAGGATGTGAAAACCATCTCGGATCGAATCGCTACTTACCAAGAGAATCTAAAACAGCTAGGAGGGATGCTGAATCATTACGATGAGCCCTACTTGCCCCAATTTGGGCCAGGCAAAAGCTCTCAGCATGGGGTTATTAATGGCTTTGGCATTCAAATGGGCTATAAGCAATTTTTTGGGAACAAGAGGAATATAGGCTTACGATATTACGCTTTCTTTGATTATGGCTTTACGCAATTGGGCAGTCTTAGTAGCGCTGTTAAGGCGAATATCTTTACTTATGGCGCCGGCACAGACTTTTTATGGAATATCTTCAGGAGGGTTTTTAGCGATCAGTCCTTGAATGTGGGGGTGTTTGGGGGCATTCAAATAGCGGGCAACACTTGGGATAGCTCTTTAAGAGGTCAAATTGAAAATTCGTTTAAAGAATACCCCACTCCCACGAATTTCCAATTTTTATTTAATTTGGGCTTAAGGGCTCATTTTGCCAGCACCATGCACCGCCGGTTTTTGAGCGCGTCTCAAAGCATTCAGCATGGTATGGAATTTGGCGTGAAAATCCCGGTTATCAATCAAAGGTATTTGAGAGCGAATGGGGCTGATGTGGATTACAGGCGTTTGTATGCGTTCTATATCAATTACACGATAGGTTTTTAA
- a CDS encoding flagellar FliJ family protein gives MKKFASVLVQLKTLALEKIEQKLESKRLELQQNEREVLDKQAQLSTFKNPELGGMSLFLQIQQLKSALRMEIEYCQQEGENLNKDLKILEKECLLANQELEKAKIILENEKRKEKEILEKKEQALLDENAMILHWQKEGLHA, from the coding sequence ATGAAAAAATTCGCTTCTGTGTTGGTGCAATTAAAAACCCTTGCGTTAGAAAAAATAGAGCAAAAACTTGAAAGCAAGCGTTTAGAATTGCAACAAAACGAGCGAGAAGTTTTGGATAAACAAGCCCAATTGAGCACGTTTAAAAACCCTGAGTTGGGGGGAATGAGCCTTTTTTTACAAATCCAGCAATTAAAAAGCGCTCTAAGAATGGAGATAGAATATTGCCAACAAGAGGGCGAGAATTTAAACAAGGATTTAAAAATTTTAGAAAAAGAGTGTCTTTTGGCTAACCAGGAATTAGAAAAAGCTAAAATCATTTTAGAAAATGAAAAGCGAAAAGAAAAGGAAATTTTGGAAAAAAAAGAGCAGGCTCTTTTGGACGAAAACGCCATGATTTTACACTGGCAAAAAGAGGGCTTGCATGCGTAA
- the hopF gene encoding Hop family outer membrane protein HopF encodes MKNHSFKKTIALSLLTSMSLCNAEEDGAFFVIDYQTSLARQELKNPGFTQAQELKQLIRDGAVRLQTSAIPLSYYLDILGNKTKTLLSESMKGNAQPSQPNGQSYQALVNLEQSLGILGKLLDLSQQYASQNVIKPLVVDVGKEQIGITDSMLSVAQNIVLALGQVDLSKIQQNNNNQQLYENIVKVMLLGAGGTNGAYNGVSVGDIATGMQNFSSQTGLIGANSTVSEINALIKSGISLDRETLGLGSFIEKNICSSASSCFSGNQLIYRKGLDRVIGIINTTLNQFESSASSLYKISYIPNLFSLRDYQSASMNGFGAKMGYKQFFTHKKNIGLRYYGFLDYGYANFGDTNLKVGANLVTYGVGTDFLYNVYERSRRRERTTIGLFFGAQIAGQTWSTNVTNLLSGQRPDVKSSSFQFLFDLGVRTNFAKTNFNKHKLDQGIEFGVKIPVIAHKYFATQGSSASYMRNFSFYVGYSVGF; translated from the coding sequence TTGAAAAACCACTCCTTTAAAAAAACGATCGCTCTTTCCTTGCTAACGAGCATGTCTTTGTGTAACGCTGAAGAAGATGGGGCGTTTTTTGTCATAGATTATCAAACGAGTTTGGCCAGACAGGAATTGAAAAATCCAGGCTTCACTCAAGCGCAAGAATTAAAGCAGTTGATTAGAGATGGGGCTGTGAGGTTGCAAACTTCTGCCATTCCCTTATCCTATTACTTGGATATTTTAGGGAATAAAACAAAAACTCTTTTGAGTGAAAGCATGAAAGGCAATGCACAACCATCACAACCAAACGGACAATCATACCAAGCCTTAGTCAATTTAGAGCAATCTCTAGGGATTTTAGGAAAACTATTGGATCTATCCCAACAATACGCCAGTCAGAATGTCATTAAGCCTTTGGTGGTGGATGTAGGGAAAGAACAAATCGGTATCACTGACAGCATGCTCTCAGTGGCTCAAAACATCGTTTTAGCTTTAGGGCAGGTGGATTTGAGCAAAATCCAACAAAATAATAATAACCAACAGCTATACGAAAACATTGTGAAAGTCATGCTTTTAGGCGCAGGCGGGACTAATGGAGCGTATAATGGCGTGAGTGTGGGCGATATTGCCACAGGCATGCAAAATTTTTCTTCGCAAACGGGCTTGATAGGGGCTAATTCTACGGTGAGCGAGATCAACGCTTTGATTAAGAGCGGGATTTCTTTAGATCGTGAGACTTTGGGGTTAGGGAGTTTTATTGAAAAAAATATTTGTAGCAGCGCATCGTCTTGTTTTAGCGGGAACCAGCTTATCTATAGAAAAGGGCTAGACAGAGTCATAGGCATCATCAATACGACCTTAAACCAGTTTGAATCTTCGGCTAGTTCTCTTTATAAGATTTCTTATATCCCTAACCTCTTTTCGCTCAGAGATTACCAGTCAGCGAGCATGAACGGCTTTGGGGCTAAGATGGGTTATAAACAATTTTTCACCCATAAGAAAAATATTGGTTTAAGGTATTACGGGTTTTTGGATTATGGTTATGCGAATTTTGGCGATACGAATTTAAAAGTGGGAGCGAATCTTGTTACTTATGGGGTAGGAACGGATTTTTTATACAATGTGTATGAACGCTCTAGAAGGAGGGAAAGGACTACAATCGGTCTTTTCTTTGGTGCTCAAATCGCAGGGCAAACTTGGAGCACTAATGTAACGAATTTATTGAGCGGGCAAAGGCCTGATGTCAAGTCTAGTTCGTTCCAATTCTTGTTTGATTTGGGCGTGCGTACCAACTTTGCAAAAACCAATTTCAATAAGCACAAGCTAGACCAAGGGATAGAATTTGGGGTGAAAATCCCTGTTATCGCTCATAAATATTTCGCAACCCAAGGCTCAAGCGCGAGCTATATGAGGAATTTTAGCTTCTATGTGGGCTATTCAGTCGGTTTTTAA
- the nikE gene encoding nickel ABC transporter ATP-binding protein NikE: MLEIKNLNCVLNAHFSLQNINISLNPNERVAIVGGSGSGKSSIANIIMRLNPRFKPHNGEVLFETTNLLKESEEFMQHLRGNAIAYIAQDPLSSLNPLHKIGKQMSEAYFLHHKNASKTLLKEQVLNAMKQVQLDEKFLDRYPYELSGGQRQRVCIAMGIINVPKLLICDEPTTALDAQIQNQILDLLKQLSAEKNIALLFISHDLKAVKRLADRVYVLKKGEIVETNSTKELFNDPKHEYSKLLIQASNLPAKNLKALDETLLEVKDFSVYYLQKRFFRPSLKKPLIASVNFSLKAKENIGIIGESGSGKSSLALGLLKLALNSGEEKILGQSVGPLNSKAFKPYRKILQMVFQDPYASLNPRLSIQSILTEALRFAYPKASKEEWHHLAELCLEEVCLNHELLNFYAYELSGGERQRVAIARAIALKPKIILLDEPTSALDKSIQKSVLELLLDLQEKQDLSYLFISHDLDVIKAFCDKVLVISEGKVVEMGTIKEVFDNPKHAYTKRLLESRL, from the coding sequence ATGCTAGAAATCAAAAACTTGAACTGCGTTTTAAACGCGCATTTTTCGCTCCAAAACATCAATATTTCGTTAAATCCTAACGAAAGGGTGGCGATCGTGGGCGGGAGCGGGAGCGGGAAAAGCTCTATCGCTAATATCATCATGCGTTTAAACCCCAGATTCAAGCCCCATAATGGGGAGGTGTTGTTTGAAACAACCAACCTTTTAAAAGAAAGCGAAGAATTTATGCAGCATTTAAGGGGTAATGCGATAGCCTACATCGCTCAAGACCCCCTATCCAGCCTGAACCCCTTGCATAAAATCGGCAAGCAAATGAGTGAAGCCTATTTTTTACACCATAAAAACGCTTCTAAAACGCTCCTTAAAGAACAAGTTTTAAACGCCATGAAACAAGTCCAATTAGACGAAAAATTTTTGGATCGTTACCCTTATGAGTTGAGCGGAGGGCAACGCCAAAGGGTGTGTATCGCTATGGGCATTATTAATGTGCCCAAACTGCTCATTTGCGATGAGCCTACCACCGCATTAGATGCACAAATCCAAAACCAGATTTTAGACTTGCTCAAGCAATTGAGCGCGGAAAAAAACATCGCCCTTTTATTCATTAGCCATGATTTAAAGGCGGTCAAACGCTTGGCTGATAGGGTTTATGTGTTAAAAAAAGGCGAGATAGTAGAAACCAATTCCACTAAAGAGCTTTTTAATGACCCCAAGCACGAATATTCAAAACTCTTGATTCAAGCTTCAAACTTGCCCGCTAAAAATTTAAAAGCCCTAGATGAAACGCTTTTAGAAGTGAAGGATTTTAGCGTTTATTACTTGCAAAAACGCTTTTTTAGGCCTTCTCTAAAAAAGCCCCTTATCGCATCAGTGAATTTTTCCCTCAAAGCTAAGGAAAACATCGGCATCATTGGCGAAAGCGGGAGCGGGAAAAGCTCTCTAGCGTTAGGGCTTTTAAAACTCGCTTTAAATAGTGGGGAAGAAAAGATTTTAGGCCAAAGCGTGGGGCCTTTAAATTCTAAGGCGTTCAAACCCTACCGCAAGATCTTGCAAATGGTGTTTCAAGACCCTTACGCATCATTAAACCCTCGCTTAAGCATTCAAAGCATTTTAACAGAGGCTTTGCGCTTTGCTTACCCTAAAGCTTCCAAAGAAGAATGGCACCATTTAGCTGAACTTTGTTTAGAAGAAGTGTGTTTAAACCATGAATTGCTTAACTTTTACGCTTATGAGCTCAGCGGTGGGGAGCGCCAAAGAGTAGCGATCGCTAGAGCGATTGCCTTAAAACCTAAAATCATTCTTTTAGATGAGCCAACCTCTGCTTTAGACAAAAGCATTCAAAAAAGCGTGTTGGAATTGCTGTTGGATTTACAAGAAAAGCAGGATTTGAGCTATTTGTTTATCAGCCATGATTTAGATGTGATCAAAGCGTTTTGCGATAAGGTGTTAGTGATAAGTGAGGGGAAAGTCGTAGAAATGGGCACTATTAAAGAGGTGTTTGATAACCCCAAACACGCTTATACGAAGCGTTTGTTGGAGTCCAGGCTTTAA
- a CDS encoding MotE family protein codes for MRKILLMGLILQALFSEEAAQELLQCSAIFESKKAELKDDLRQLSEKEQSLRILQTENARLLDEKTDLLNQKEKEVEEKLKNLAAKEEAFKTLQTEEKKRLKNLIEENEEILRGIKQAKDSKIGETYSKMKDSKSALILENLPTQNALEILMALKPQELGKILAKMDPKKAAALTELWQKPPKENKENQKTTAPTPPIVGTPLKEPMIKDPNTKEPLGI; via the coding sequence ATGCGTAAAATCTTGTTAATGGGCTTGATTTTACAAGCGCTCTTTAGCGAAGAAGCCGCGCAAGAATTGTTGCAATGTTCTGCGATTTTTGAATCTAAAAAAGCCGAATTGAAAGACGATTTGCGCCAATTGAGCGAAAAAGAGCAGTCTTTAAGGATCTTGCAAACCGAAAACGCCCGCCTTTTAGATGAAAAAACCGATCTGTTGAACCAAAAAGAAAAAGAAGTGGAAGAAAAACTGAAAAATTTAGCGGCTAAAGAAGAAGCCTTTAAAACCTTACAAACGGAAGAAAAGAAACGCCTTAAAAATTTGATAGAAGAAAATGAAGAAATTTTAAGAGGAATCAAGCAGGCTAAAGACAGCAAGATTGGCGAGACTTATTCTAAAATGAAAGATTCTAAATCGGCTCTGATTTTAGAGAATTTACCCACTCAAAACGCCTTAGAAATTTTAATGGCGCTAAAACCCCAAGAACTCGGTAAAATTTTAGCCAAAATGGATCCTAAAAAAGCGGCGGCTTTGACAGAGTTGTGGCAAAAACCCCCAAAAGAAAATAAAGAAAACCAAAAAACCACAGCACCCACGCCCCCTATAGTGGGCACGCCTTTAAAAGAGCCGATGATAAAAGATCCTAACACCAAAGAGCCTTTAGGGATATGA
- the purA gene encoding adenylosuccinate synthase has product MADVVVGIQWGDEGKGKIVDRIAKDYDFVVRYQGGHNAGHTIVHKGVKHSLHLMPSGVLYPQCKNIISSAVVVSIKDLCEEISAFEDLENRLFISDRAHVILPYHAKKDAFKEKSQNIGTTKKGIGPCYEDKMARSGIRMGDLLDDSILEEKLKAHFKAIEPFKEAYDLGEDYEKDLREYFKTYAKKIRPFIKDTTSMLIEANQKGEKILLEGAQGTLLDIDLGTYPFVTSSNTTSASACVSTGLNPKAINEVIGITKAYSTRVGNGPFPSEDTTPMGDHLRTKGAEFGTTTKRPRRCGWLDLVALKYACALNGCTQLALMKLDVLDGIDAIKVCVAYERKGERLEAFPSDLKDCMPIYQTFKGWEKSVGVRKLEDLEPNAREYIRFIEKEVGVKIGLISTSPEREDTIFL; this is encoded by the coding sequence ATGGCAGATGTTGTTGTGGGGATCCAGTGGGGGGATGAGGGGAAGGGAAAAATTGTTGATAGGATCGCTAAAGATTACGACTTTGTGGTGCGCTATCAAGGCGGGCATAATGCCGGGCATACCATTGTGCATAAGGGGGTTAAGCATTCTTTGCATTTAATGCCCTCAGGGGTTTTATACCCCCAATGCAAGAACATCATTTCTAGCGCAGTGGTCGTGAGCATTAAGGATTTGTGCGAAGAAATCAGCGCGTTTGAGGATTTAGAAAATCGTTTGTTCATCAGCGATAGAGCCCATGTGATCTTGCCTTATCATGCCAAAAAAGACGCTTTTAAAGAAAAATCTCAAAACATCGGCACGACTAAAAAAGGCATAGGCCCTTGTTATGAGGATAAAATGGCCAGGAGCGGGATAAGAATGGGGGATTTATTAGACGATAGCATATTAGAAGAGAAACTAAAAGCGCATTTCAAAGCCATTGAGCCTTTTAAAGAAGCGTATGATTTGGGCGAGGATTACGAAAAAGATTTGAGGGAGTATTTTAAAACTTATGCTAAAAAAATCCGCCCCTTTATCAAAGACACGACAAGCATGCTGATAGAAGCGAACCAAAAGGGTGAAAAAATCCTGCTAGAAGGGGCGCAAGGCACGCTTTTAGACATTGATTTAGGGACTTACCCTTTTGTAACAAGCTCTAACACCACGAGCGCTAGCGCATGCGTGAGCACCGGCTTAAACCCTAAAGCGATCAATGAAGTGATAGGCATCACGAAAGCCTACTCCACTCGTGTGGGTAATGGGCCTTTCCCTAGCGAAGACACTACACCCATGGGCGATCATTTAAGGACTAAAGGTGCGGAGTTTGGCACGACAACCAAGCGCCCAAGGCGTTGCGGGTGGTTGGATTTGGTGGCTTTAAAATACGCTTGCGCTTTGAATGGTTGCACGCAATTAGCTTTAATGAAATTAGATGTTTTGGATGGGATTGATGCGATTAAGGTGTGCGTGGCTTATGAAAGAAAGGGCGAAAGATTAGAGGCTTTCCCTAGCGATTTGAAAGATTGCATGCCGATTTATCAAACTTTTAAAGGCTGGGAAAAAAGCGTGGGCGTGAGAAAATTAGAGGATTTAGAGCCAAACGCTAGAGAGTATATCCGTTTTATTGAAAAAGAAGTGGGGGTAAAAATTGGCCTTATTTCTACAAGCCCTGAAAGAGAAGACACGATTTTTCTATGA
- a CDS encoding DUF2393 domain-containing protein — protein MASLAFIQAFLESFKGFLSQATLISVLIASVLILFCTVLLLLALLLRNRVASYIATTAFLGAFLSMPFVLKVLLTQAIYPIETRILHANPLSYSNAFSLQVGVKNHSKFSLNKCVLRLEVLKNPHNFVEEHAFKWFVKKSYEKTFKERILPEESKVFSFFIDNYPYSKTAPYQVSLFCL, from the coding sequence ATGGCATCTCTCGCCTTTATCCAAGCTTTTTTGGAGTCTTTTAAGGGATTTTTAAGCCAAGCGACTTTAATTAGCGTTTTGATAGCGAGCGTTTTAATCCTTTTTTGCACAGTTTTGCTCCTTTTGGCTCTGCTTTTAAGAAACCGTGTAGCTAGCTATATAGCAACAACAGCTTTTTTGGGCGCGTTTTTGAGCATGCCTTTTGTTTTGAAGGTTTTACTCACTCAAGCGATTTACCCCATAGAAACACGCATCTTACACGCTAACCCTTTAAGTTATAGCAACGCCTTTTCTTTGCAAGTGGGAGTCAAAAACCATTCCAAATTCAGTCTAAACAAATGCGTTTTACGCCTAGAAGTGCTTAAAAACCCTCACAATTTTGTAGAAGAGCATGCTTTTAAATGGTTTGTCAAAAAAAGCTATGAAAAAACCTTTAAAGAAAGGATTTTGCCTGAAGAATCCAAGGTTTTTTCATTCTTTATTGACAACTACCCTTATTCAAAAACGGCCCCCTATCAAGTTTCTTTGTTTTGTTTGTAG
- a CDS encoding ABC transporter permease, which yields MSVSSLFKMRILSFKKNKWAVFSLYLFIALLALSLLAPLWVNDRPLFIYKDNKAYFPMFKNYAEVEFGGDFFTPTDYNDPYVQNTLLKDAFIIHALIPYSYDTIIMDLDSPAPTPPSFKHLLGTDDQARDVLARLVYGYRVSLVFGILLTLFSVLIGVSLGAFQGYYGGLIDLVGQRLSEIWSAIPMLFLLIVISSAFNSNFWIILFLVLLFSWMGLSQVVRTEFLKARNMDYTKAARALGVNDLKIIFYHVLPNALVATITYVPFLMAASISTLVSLDFLGFGMPIGSASLGELVNQGKDNLTTPHLAIVAFVAISLLLSVLVFIGEGVRDAFNANMLK from the coding sequence TTGAGCGTGAGCAGTTTGTTTAAAATGCGCATTCTTAGTTTTAAAAAGAATAAGTGGGCAGTGTTTTCGCTCTATCTTTTTATCGCTTTATTAGCGCTTTCTCTTTTAGCCCCCTTATGGGTGAATGATCGCCCCTTATTCATCTATAAAGACAATAAGGCGTATTTCCCCATGTTCAAAAACTATGCGGAAGTGGAGTTTGGAGGCGATTTTTTCACCCCTACGGATTATAACGATCCTTATGTGCAAAACACGCTTTTAAAAGACGCTTTCATCATCCATGCACTCATCCCTTATAGCTACGATACAATCATTATGGATTTAGACTCGCCTGCCCCCACCCCCCCAAGCTTCAAACACCTTTTAGGCACAGACGATCAAGCCAGAGACGTGTTAGCCAGACTGGTTTATGGCTATCGTGTTTCGTTAGTGTTTGGGATTTTACTCACCCTTTTTAGCGTTCTTATTGGCGTGAGTTTGGGAGCGTTTCAAGGGTATTATGGAGGGTTAATAGATTTAGTGGGGCAAAGGTTGAGCGAGATTTGGAGCGCGATCCCCATGCTTTTTTTACTCATTGTGATTTCTAGCGCGTTCAATTCTAATTTTTGGATCATTTTATTTTTAGTCTTGCTCTTTAGCTGGATGGGGCTTTCTCAAGTCGTGCGCACGGAGTTTTTAAAAGCAAGGAATATGGACTACACCAAAGCCGCTAGAGCGCTTGGGGTGAATGATTTAAAAATCATTTTCTACCATGTTTTACCCAACGCTTTAGTAGCGACAATCACTTATGTGCCGTTTTTAATGGCGGCCAGTATTTCTACTTTAGTGTCTTTGGATTTTTTGGGTTTTGGCATGCCTATAGGGAGCGCGAGTTTGGGCGAATTGGTCAATCAAGGCAAGGATAACCTCACCACGCCCCATTTAGCCATCGTTGCGTTTGTAGCCATTAGCTTGTTGCTTTCTGTTTTGGTGTTCATTGGCGAAGGGGTGCGCGATGCTTTCAACGCTAACATGCTCAAATAA